The following proteins are encoded in a genomic region of Pyrus communis chromosome 11, drPyrComm1.1, whole genome shotgun sequence:
- the LOC137708518 gene encoding uncharacterized protein isoform X2: protein MFDLPVSEQNIDPVPRYTRSKDHHEDHHTHDHVHDPGVSSVSIVCEGNLELGKANIWLGTLLLKRSEDIYRMKGLLSVQRMKKRFVFQVL from the exons ATGTTCGATCTTCCAGTTTCAGAGCAAAACATTGATCCAGTTCCCAGATACACAAGAAGCAAAG ACCATCATGAGGATCACCACACCCATGATCATGTTCATGATCCTGGTGTTTCTTCTGTCAGCATAGTTTGTGAAGGGAACTTAGAACTTGGAAAG gcTAACATATGGCTTGGTACACTGTTGTTGAAACGAAGTGAGGACATATATCGTATGAAAGGTCTTCTATCAgttcaaagaatgaaaaagagaTTTGTCTTCCAG GTGCTCTGA
- the LOC137708518 gene encoding uncharacterized protein isoform X1 yields MFDLPVSEQNIDPVPRYTRSKDHHEDHHTHDHVHDPGVSSVSIVCEGNLELGKANIWLGTLLLKRSEDIYRMKGLLSVQRMKKRFVFQGNTSFKEKPEIMLSSVILKLSD; encoded by the exons ATGTTCGATCTTCCAGTTTCAGAGCAAAACATTGATCCAGTTCCCAGATACACAAGAAGCAAAG ACCATCATGAGGATCACCACACCCATGATCATGTTCATGATCCTGGTGTTTCTTCTGTCAGCATAGTTTGTGAAGGGAACTTAGAACTTGGAAAG gcTAACATATGGCTTGGTACACTGTTGTTGAAACGAAGTGAGGACATATATCGTATGAAAGGTCTTCTATCAgttcaaagaatgaaaaagagaTTTGTCTTCCAG GGAAATACTTCATTTAAGGAAAAGCCTGAAATAATGTTGTCAAGTGTTATACTGAAGCTATCAGATTGA